ACTGATATATGATACAGAGATGTTCTTGATGGAGGAAAAAAGGAATTGAATATTCTTCTttatgaccatgagtcatactgcTCAGTTGACAAAATACtgaatgaaagggttaaagaaaTTTGGCTAAAGAAGACCATTTCTAATGCTGTGTGATTTGGTTTCTTCATTATCAGAGTTATTAGACATAAAACTGAATAGAAATATTGATGGTTTTATCAATATGTAGGGCTTTTTGCAAAAATCATCCCAGATTTTATGTACCGAGTTAAATGTGTCACACTGATAGAGTGCTTTTATTTAGCTATTTTAAGACTCTGGCTGAAGTTTTTTTAACCTACACCAGAATACAAAGACTgaaactttgatttttttttaagaagcctGTCACCTTAAAATTCTTTCTCTTGCAAAGCAACAAACCATAAGCACTGGATGTAAATTACAGCTCATACGTTTTATTTGTAGACAGTGAAACTAGGTTTATAGTCAGAAATTTTTATTTGAATTGATTATTTGTCAAAAAAATTATCTCAACTCTACCTAATTGCTTGCAGACTATAAGATAGCTCCCCTTTTGGTGATTGGTGTTGATGGACTGCAGCCAGATTTTTTGAGCGATGATGTTACTCCAGCCATGAACTACTTGGCAAGATGTGGTGTCACTGCCCAAAGCCTTGTCCCTACCTATCCCACCACAACCTTTCCTAACATGTATTCTATTGCTACGGTAAGATAAGTTTAGTTAGAAAGCAAGTCATTAGCTACATTGATGATTTCTCAGTGGTTTTTGTACCTTTAGATATACTGACATATAGCTGATAAGCATCATTTTATCACTGGCCAGGTAATGAAAAGACCTTCTTTGAATCAATAGTAAGTGGAAAGAATGTCATAAAGGACTGTGAACATGAACAAACCATTTAGTTATTTTGTGGATGCAGAAGTTTGTTGCTATTTGCATTCCTTTGTCTTCCTATTATAGTGGATAGATTCTATGTTGTATCTTTATCTGAATTATTAAATCATTTCTCAAGaggaaaaaacattatatatatttattttcagtaGTGTatgatatgcattttttttttttaccaaaacccTTTTGGTCCAGGTTTAATGTCACTTAAGTGCTTGAAGTTGTCCAGTTTTCAATGCCATATAAGTACTTAAATTGATTAATCTTTTCTTATTACTTAATTTCAAATTTGTTGTTCCTATAAACTTAGATGCAAACATTATTTCATATTGATTTTTAGCTATTGTTGGTTGGAAAGTGAAGATATTGTTATAATGATTATAACTGATGTTATGATtacttttcatctttcattcagGGACTCTACCCAGAAAGTCATGGCATCATTGGTAATGAAATGTATGATCCAGAGACAAACAAAACCTTTAAACCTGTGGAGCACAACTCACGCAGCCCACACTGGTGGCAAGGAGAACCTATATGGAACACTGTCACCAAACAGGTAGATTACAAACCAAGTTTGGTAGGTGATAATGAAAATGGAACAGGGTTTGCTGCAGTATTCATGTTTGTTATGAAACAAGTTTTTTCAAAGATAATTTTAATCATtgatttcatctttcatttctaAGAAATAACAAAGAATTGTAGTTACTACATATAAGTGACTGAATATGGATTTTAAAGAAAAAGGTAGTCACCATTTTAACAGTTTTCTTAGGCATCCAACTCGCTCATTTATTATATTACACTTCTCTCTGCTATGATGCTTCTTTTAAAAATAGAATTTATCAGAATTTTCAGACTAATGACAGAAGATTGCCTCATTTCTTTTTGTTACTAGATTAATATTTCAGGGTAAGAAATCTGCAACCTACTTCTGGGCTGGCTCTGATGTTCTGATACAGGAGAGATATCCTATCTACTGGCAGAAGTATAAATTTAATGAGACATTTGAAGTTCGAGTTaggcaggtatgtatgtatattatgttaCAAGCAAAAAATATAATGGTCTTGTAAGTGATTGAATACTAAATGTTTTTACTGGTGAATAGATCTGTAGATATCCACTTATACATTTAGACTTAAGTATTCATGTTTTGTTTTGATCAGTCTTGCAtgggtgtttgtctgtgtgtgtcagaatTAGAAATTGATGCATTGTTACAAAAAAACAGATTGATTATAGTCGTGATAATTGGTTCTATATTTCATGAAGTTAATTCTTAAAAGCATTTTTTTATGTAATGGAGCACTGTGCATCATGTTCATTGCTCCATCTGGTACACTAGAGGGCTTCTCatattttattcatattaacACTCTTGGGTTGCAGCCAGCATTTGTAATTTAGATATGAGAATACAAGATAATTTCTTAAAATCATCAGTAATATCTCAGGACACTGTATATGCTATCCAAATTCCCTTAACCCTGTTTCTTGTGCTTTGTAGTTGTTACTCATATTTTCAGGTGTTAGACTGGCTGACATTAACGGAGGAAGAGCGTCCTCACCTTGTAATGGTTTACTTTGAAGAACCTATGTTGGCCATCCAAGAATATGGACCATATTCTCAGGAGGTAAGTTAAGAGAGTATTAtgattacaggaaaaaaaatttgtttgGCAACTAAGTTGTGTGACCAAAAACTTGTATACCTTGCTAATTTGTTGAAGCTGGTTTTTGATTTGTTAAGGATTATGTACACAAACCATATTTTTGATTTCCGAAGCCACAGCTAAAAGGTAATGCCTTTATATGTGATAACAGGGACTGAGGGATAGTATTCTACAAAATCATCTCAAAAGCTGATAATGTAATAAAATTGTCCTGAAAAAGTACGTTTGTTGGTATGTTTTGGTTGAATGAAGAGCATATTGATTTCAAGGAAAGATAAAATCTAGAGAAATTCAGGAAGATATGAAGAGCTTTATAGAGTAGATTTAAGGGAAGTGACTTTGAAAATGACAAAACAAAGAAAGATTGAAAGTTACAGATGGAAAAGGAAGGTATCAGCACTGAGAGTTGCATTTTGAACTGAAGGAGGTGCAGAGATGTATCAGGTTGATTGAACCCTTAGATAGATGAATTATGATGAAAGTATCTGAATGTCTGGAAAAAGGAGTTCAAACAGCATAAAGAAGACCTGGTTGTTGGCATTTGTATGCATAGGTCATTATCAAGTAGGATGATACTTCTGTGATAGTGCATCCAATGTTGAAGGAAACTAAGCATTCTGCTACATAGAATGGATAAACACATGATAATATACATTGCTCATATGAGTCTCCATACAACTTCTAGCACTTTTTATAGGCACGTGATGGTCTGGAACTGGTTGATCGAATGCTGGATGATCTCCTTAGCAGCCTCTATCGTCATAATGTGGCTCACTGCATCAATATCCTTTTAGTATCTGACCATGGTGCTGCCCCAGCATCTTGCACTTCCTCCTTCTACCTTGAGACCTTCATCTCTGATATTGAGCAAAAAGCACATGTTTACACTGGTGCTGTTGGCAGATTACGGGCTGtaagtggtggtgaaggtgagtttGATAATCGTTTATTACCAAATGCAAATTGATAAGCCAAAAGAAATGCATGCATTTAGGCACAACTCCGTTGAGACATAACCAAGCCATAGGGATAGGTCCTCACTCTTTGGCTGCCaagtttatctatatattttataCCATAAAGCATCATGAATGATATCCATTTAAGATTAGGAATCTCTAGCTAATTCTGCTATTAGGTAATGTGGTAAATATTGCAGTTTCTGTAGCCATTGCATAACAATAGGAAGGAGCCATCTACAGAGCTCATCCCCTTTTAACCAGGGTTCTTTCACCTCTGAAATCCTAGTTATTAGAATTTTTTTACATATAGTATCATCAGCAGCTGTTCATGTTATTACAAATGCACATGAGAATGTTTAATCTGGTATTGCAGACATTATTTAACTCTATCATTCTGCAACTTTGTTAAAGAAATTTGATGAATTTGGTTCGAAAAGTAAAGAATTGATTTGTGAATATTGTGGATATAAAGAGAGAATGGATGTAGAAATAGATTAAAAAACTTCTAACACTTGACATTAGATACTATAAAGGATAAACTGAATAATTAAGATATCTTAATAGTTTTGGGCATTGATATGAAAAGGATTTTTTTCTGTCACAAATAAGATGCTTCATATTCTAATGTGGATTTAATGTATGCAGTAGACATTTCTGAAAATTTCCATGCCTTTGTATTTTGAAGCAATCTTACTCCTTCTGGTGTGATGCACCTGGGATAGGCTTGGTTATGTGTTAACCTCCCAAATAGCTTTTCCTGTATGCTTCTGTAAACTGTTTCTCACTTTCTGTAAGTACCGTAAGCATAACAGTAACCCTGCTTTTGGGTACTTTTCTTCTCAGCTGCTGAGGAAGAGATTTTAGAGACTCTGAGATGCAAGAATCCTAAGGTCAGAGCCCTGCCTAAGAAGTTACTTCCACGAAGGTAAGGAAAACTATCTTAAAAGCGGCAATAAATGAGGGTTTTTGTAGGTCATatcttgtaattttttttagcAATGGGCTTTAGTGTTTTACTTGGTAATGGATATACTGTCGGGTATGAATTATATGGTGAGGTACTTTATCAGGAATTGGAACAGTTTTGTTGACTATCTTATGGGTTTTACTTTACTTTGTAATGACTTTGATACTGAGGAACTTTTCTCCCCTGTAGATATCACTACACAAATAATCCCAGAATTGAGAGTGTGATTCTTGATACCAGACCTAATACGCGTATTGTGACAAACTCCAAAAACTATTGCAAGAATGGTGAACATGGATTCAACAATCTTGAACCATCTATgcaggtgggtttttttttatgcCAGTCTTTCGTAAACCTTTTTCCTCACACTAAGTATGGCTAGGGGCATATTTAGAGGTTATATCTGGGAGTTCCTAAGGATCTTCACAGTGAATTAGAGGTTGAGCATATGTAACTCCACAGTACTCTGAATGTATTGCTAGTCTGTCTTTTTCCTTTaccaacattttttttaaatgggaTTGATCAAATGCAATCACATTTTTGGCTCACTCATATGTATCCTCAGCATATGTTTAGTTTGCTAAGGGAAACAAAAAGAGATTGTTACAGTGAGATTTTTACACCATTCATTTTCTACTCCCTTTACATTTGAGTCAGTGTGTGACTAACAGTTATATCTACACAGATATTATTGTGAAACTTGCATTAGTTTTTACTTGAATTTTGTCATTCATGCATCGCTTTAATTGTTTAATGTATTAGTAGGGGTAAGTTTTTCATATGCAGTGTTGGAGTTTTAAATTGACCCACAAGATGTTCTTTTATATGTGCATGAAACAGGCAATACCAGTACATCATATCTGGAAACATGAATAAGTTGAGCTTTGCCTTGATGAAGGACTCTTTACTTAATTTAAATGGCTTCGTATTTCCTATCTCTCTATTGATACACCTTGATATGAATTCTTTTTGTGAGGCTGAGGCATTGGCTTAGGATTCTAGttactacccatttttgcacACATGGCATTTATGATATAAAATCATCATTATAATGTATACTTTTGAGCTaatcttgatatttcctgtttAATTCCTTATGTTAAAGTCCTTTAAACTATAATCATTACTTGACTATTACTTTTGTATAATTAATATTTCGGTATATCATGTTTTTCTGTAGTCTAAATGGAAAACATATGCATCGTTTTGTGAATGTGCAAATAGTGCACTTCCTATATACCCTGGAGGAGCatcatgttgtgttatatatacttacagggtgCTTTCATAGGCTTTGGTCCTGATTTGAAGGTGAACTATACAAGTCGCAGATTTAGGAATGTGGAACTATACAACCTGATGTGTGAGCTTATTCGCATCAAGCCAGCAAGCAATAATGGTGTGTATGGCGCCTTTTTAGAGTAACATTATGAATTCATAACTGTATGTTTATAAGTGCTTAACAGTgagttaatgtgagaagtagggTTTATTTTGATTAAGGATATCATTGTTTCTATTCAAAAGATAGTATGGCTAAGATTCTCACTATTGTAAACCCAGGAATCCTTCTGTTCCAGAGATATGGCATCATCTTTGAATGACAGGGTTAAGAATTGATGTTTGATAGTGTCATTATTTTTACTTGTATCCATGTGTTTCAAACATTTACTAAAATAGGATGGCCCAAGTAAAATTGCAAATGTTAGTCACCATTTATATAACATCAATGATGTTTGCTTCCCTTTcttatacatacttccacactcTGACCATCAGCCTGTCTGTAGTCAACCTAACACCTATTTCCACTCAATCATATTTACAGTAAGAGTTGTTTCTTTGCTTAGTATTAGGGAAGCTCGAGTTTTGTAGTTCTGTCATCTATCTTGGGTATCCTTTAGGTCTAGAAATTTATGATAAAACCTTACACTACATTTCAGATGACTGTTTAGAAGTTGCTAGACATTTACATATCAAATATTCAGACATACAGTCAGTTGCCCAAGCTGATGCTAAATGGCAACACCTTACCTTCAGACTCTTCTGCTTAGCATGAATCAAAACTGTGAATCAAACCAGTCTTGCTGTTTAGGGGTTAATGACACTGCTCAGGACAAGTTCCAAAAGTTAGCTGACAGTTTGCTTGTTTTCTGTAATGATCCTTTCCGTAAGGATATTTATTAAAAATCACCCTATTTATATAGTGTATCTTGATCATGCCATGTTGAGGATCCATGTTCTTACAGTAGATAATGCTATATCCCTTAAATATGATTAGTTGTTAATGAGTGTAGGTATTTGGGAGTGATGAATAAGGATAGTTGTGGAAAGGTTAGGTATTTTGGAGTGATGGAAACTAAAGATGGCAATGGGGAGGTTGAAGTTGAAAGTAGATATGCAAGGGAGAAGCATACAAGGTGCATCCTGAGTTATGTTGATTAGGAAGAATGCTTGTTCTTGCACAATGAAGTGGTTGCCTCAGCTCTTAAGTATAGCTGTGAATTCTTGGTTTTATGAAGTACAATACATGtaattaaaagataagaaaattaaAGATGGAATTAAGAGAATGGATAGTGTGATTTATAAAGATATGAGAAGTATAGATAATGACAAGAAATAGTCAAAAAAGTACGTAATAAAAGACAATGAAAGTATGACCAGTTAGGGCATATGATAATTATATGGTGAAGAATAAAAGTTAAGAATATGTGCTATTGAACTGAATGGTTGTGTACACTTGTGCTCTCCCATGGAGTTGGAGATGGTGTGAAAGATGATACTATGAAATGTTTTCTGTTGTAGATAAATACACAATCAGTATTCTCAAAGCAAAAACTTTTGTATGCGAGGACAGAATGTAATCATCTTACTAAAGGTGTACATTAGAATGTTTTCACATTTTTTCAGCCCTAAGCTTGTTAGAAACCTTAAATGACTAAATATTTTATGACAACAAATGTACATTCTTCCATAGGCACTGCTGGGAGTTTAGATCACTTGCTGCGTCAAGTTACCCGTGTGACACCTTCGGATATTTTGAAAAAACTATTGCCAGAAGATGTTAAGCCACCACCTGAGAAACTATCACAAAAGAATAGTAAAGAAACaaagatggaagaaaatggaGCAAAAGAGAAATCTTGCATGTGTTTCACTGAGGAAGTTCAGGAAGTTACAGTAAGTAGTTAATGTGACTAATGTGCAGGAAAATTTATGTGatgtgtgaatatatgtgaaCTCTTGTTTAGTGATACTGGAATCATTTATATCTATGCAGGGGATAATTTAGACAATTCATATTATTTTAGTAACAGAATAGTACAATAAACAGTTAATAACAAgcttcaaaaaaggaaaaaattgatgTTTTCAAGTGGGGCCCTTGTTCATTTGTTATTTGTTCCTCATGCTACCTTACAAGGGCAGCTTTTGGCAATTAGGTATAAGAGCATAATTTAGCTGTGttgaggaagtaaatgtttacctTTAACTCTGTGTATCTTTCTTCCCTCTGTAGCCAACAGTGACAAGTTCAAGTAACAACACTGAACTTAATAGTAAAAACAGCACTAGTAATGGCACTACTGCTGATGGCACAATCACTGTAAGCACCACTAGTGCCCCAAACAATAGCAGAGATAACTGGACTCAAGCTGAACTGTCTCTCCTTCTGAATACTCATGTTCCCTGGGGCTCACCTGGATTTTCTGCTCCTGATGCCATAGAAGGAAAGCTTAAGGTCCTTCTGCATTCCAGCTATGTTATCGGTCAGTGACAAGGtgacatatatattacatatttctattcttttttacCATTGACAGCCTGCAGGGCACAAATTAGGCTAATCTTTCTGGTCAAAGTAGTTTGATCTTAACTGAGAAAGGCCAGCTACCTTAACAGTCAAGTTATGAATGATGGCTTGCCTTGTTACactgataacgatgatgataataatctggAGAGGAAACTGGTTATGGATATCATTAAGTGTTCTAGATGCTGTTTTGAAAAAAGTGTGATTTTATTTGTGATATTATCCAGATAACATCACTTATACATTAGTTGGATGATGACGTTGTGAAGTATATTACCCTATAATTTCGACTGTGTATTAGTTGTATGATTAAGTTGTGAAGTACATTTATTTCACACTTCACAAATGTTTGTTCATTCACCTATTAAAGATTCTTGTTTGTTTGCTTCACGTAAGGTTAAAAATGTGTTTTTGAAGATGTAAGAATAAATTCAATGCTACATCATCATTCATAGAACTGCTGCTTAGTGCTGGATTATTTAATCTATTGATGGggatattattatgatgataattatcatatttgAATTATATAATTGAATAAACTTCAGAGCAAACAGCAGATAACTATCGCACACCGTAAACGATACCAATATATCACACAGTACATCACATATATATGAAGCcccgcacacacaacacagggcCATCCACCACTCCTAAACAACATGCAGACATTCTCAGAAAACACTGTGCAAAGATAGGCCAAAAACCTGTTGCACTTAGAGTCACCATAAAAACACTCCACAACACATGCATATACCCAGATTCCAACTTATTTTCCATAACAGTAGTCAGGTGCTAGGAACTTTTTTCTGCCTCATCAAGAAAGTGTCAGAAATAAATAACAACTTCTCCCACTCTGTCTTGGCTGTCTTCTAGAACAAACAGTAGATATGTAGGTTGTATATTTTATCACTCTTCTCAAGGGATATGTAGGCTGTGTCAGTAATTATTTATATTACTTGATATAGTTGCTTATATTAGATATATAAATGAGATAATGAATTAGGCTTTGTAGTattgcataggtttgaatcctggttgtaacagttggtctacagtcaacccagctattcttCCACCCTttagggctggttgataaaatgggtacctggctttagctgtttcctggcgctaccttgctaatgcgggaaatggtaatcaggtaaaataatgaaatataaagagttAATGAGATATCATTGATTAGGgtttcagttgcccatgccatctcagcttacATAAAAAAATCATCTCATAAATGCTTGTAATATCAGATTTGAAGCTGAACTTTTTGTATTATTGGCTAAGAGCAGTTACTGGTTGTTGATTGCCTTCTCATGTTTTCTCAAGTTTTTATAGACAGTGTGTAAAAATACTGAGTTTGGATGGGGAAAATTACTACTCAAACAGTGCCTCATCTACTTTGTTGGAGATTTGTGTCTTGGCATTCTGGGTAGGTTAGGCAATTTTGAAGACTCAGAAAAATTCCAGTGCAACATCAGTcccaaagaaaaggaaaagctCTTATCAAGGTTTTATGTATGGCATACAGCTTTCAGAATAGCATCCTCATTTTTTTCCACTTCTAGTACTTTTATGCCCAAATAGGTAATGCTTCAACAAATTAAGCATACAGTATCAGGCTCAGCatattgtatgtatataattaAAGTGCACTCTGTTTTGATTGTACATGGTATCTTAAATTATGATGTACTTCAGCGGAGAAGTGCTTGACATCTGTTGATGAGATGTCAACAGTTAATTAGGACATTTTTTTTGACCTGGTTGAGTATGACCAACTGGCAGCTATTTCAGACGTGTAGATCCATTACTGGTTGGAGGCATTTCATTTGTGTTAGGACATTTGTTGTGTCTTTGTAGACTTTGGGTCCCTGCTATAAGCAGACTTTGGAAAATTCCCTTAATTCACCTGTTTATGAAAATTAACCTTGTATATGCATTTTCTAGGTTTGCATGAAACCCTAAATCTTGGTGTGTGGGTGAGCTTCACAGTGAACAACCAAACTATTTCCCTGACAGAAAAGGAGAAACCATACCTACCAGAAGGAATAGAAATTAAGCCAGAGGTGAGATAATTATATATTTTGATAAGGACTGATTTTGCCTTTACTATTTTCTCAGCATATGTCGCATGTGTAACTTAATCTTGTCATCTTTCCCACATGGAGGTATGTCAGACATCATatgtaataacaaaaacaaaaatgacatTTTCAGTCACCCTGGGCACTATATAAAGCTAAAGCAGTTAAGAGATCCTCCCTTTTTGTCTCTTTTATATCCTTTCCAGTTGGCCATTATCAGTGTTTGAAATAATAACATCTTACCTGCAGCAAAGTAAACAGGGAGGTGTTGTTTGCAATAAATGTCTGTAGATGGTATTATGATTTATTGGATGCTAGTACCTTCTATGTTGTCCTAAATGTAGTGTGGTTTGGCAGTTGAGTAAGGGAAAATGTGTATTGAAGATTCCCAAAATTTATCTGTGCCTGTAAAATAAGGGGAAGAGGAAGTGTACTGTGCTTACCATTGTGCAGAAACTAGAAATCttaaaagagaaagataagatagataagggTGGATTGTTGCATCGCCTGAAGGAGTCCTATCTCCTCCTCCCAGTAACTCTTACTCTGCTCCATCCTACACCAATGGCAGTGCAAGTCCTTATCATCACCTTTTTCAGGAAGTTTTTTTAAATATCATCAGGCTGTGTCATGATAGAGTGTGATATACTGATGGCAAGATGTTTCAGGTATAGTTCATACTTAAGAGGTAAATTTGATTCTTTGATTAGCAATGAGTTAATAGCAGTGTTACCTCTATTATATCATGGATTTCACATgcttgtataacaactgactgccAGAGTTACAGATCTCCAAGAACATAACCCTTTTGCCATGTTCGATTTGGTGGTTGTAGAGGTATATTTAAGTTTATGCAAGTAACATGTGTTGGAAAAGTCAGTTTTGTAATGCTTGTTGCCAAGTTATTTTGTTCCTGTTCTTTAATTTTACGTTAATATTTTGCATGATTTGGCAGGAGGTTCGGGTGGTGGATGACAGGCCACCACCCTGCTGGGAAGCAGATTTGAGATTGGATCGACCTGCTCAAGATCAGTGCCAAAGAATGCTGACCACAGAAGCATACCAAGCCAAGAATATTACTCTCATACAACTGTTCCCTGAAGGTGGTCATAGAATGCTGTATGAGTTAAACTGTATGTTTTATCCCACAAAATTTGAAAGCAGACAACTGTAGAATATTGTGATCAGCTGTATTGTATCCATAGTTTCTTTCTTTGTGTCAAAGGCTCCGGTCTCTTGCAGAAATATCCATTAAGTCTAAGCCTTGAATGAGATAAAAAACATTatctggaaaaaaaggaaaataaaaaaattgatgAGAAACTCATCTTACAGACTTgaaggatagagaagcttgggatgaggaATGAGGTAGTGATGAATAGAGGCAAGGTGGTGTTGAATGCATTTGGAAAGTGTATAGCAGTATTAAGATGTAAACACATGGCTGATGATTGGAGAAAGTCAGTGACTTCCAGGGTATGAAGATAATTGGAGTGATGATTGTCATAAGaattacagaggagggtgaatgttttggaactaaaatgtttgaggatgtgttgtgaggtggtttgattaagtaatagaaagggaagagagaggttcAGAAATTCTGGACTGGAAATTTTGTGAGAGTTAAAGTTCGAAATAAATGATGGAGTGTGTTAGAGCTGTCTGTTGCCATCTTAAGGTTGACTTCTAAAGTGGTGTATGGACCACTTCTGATAGTTGACAGGGAGTGTGTAGATTATGGTCTGGGGCTTTCAGACATCTCACACATGGTAATTATTAATAGTAGGTTGATCCAGCTACAAAAGTTGTGCATCTGTTCCCTTATTGTTTGTTTGACAAATATTGGACATAAAGACATATCTCTTCTCTGAACTTTATATTTCCTAATTTTCTTGATACATACAAAATGTTTGATTTTCTCCTTTCAGAAATGGAGACTGATCAGCTGTTAATGTCTGAAGGTCATATTCTCTCCAACTTGGCACCAGTCAAGATTGGCTACAAAGAGGGAGCTTATACAGCTATAGTCAATGCCATAAGGTTTTGGGCATCTGCAATGGGTGTTCTCAATGTTGTCCATGGCCCTGTTTTTGATTATGATTTAGATGGTCATCAGGATAAAGTATCCCATGTTCTGTAAGTTTTTATTGCtttctatatatgcatatattaccTTGATCTTTTACATAGAGTAGATTGAGGGTGAACAGCCAGCCTCTTGGGTTACTCACATATATCCTTATGTCTTTCTATATTTTATATTCTCAATATCAAATTAAGGATGCTTGTTTTAGAGAAGATGAATGGAATTGTTTTAGAATGAATTTGTCGGGAAGTGTACATAACTCCTAAACAATGGTATTAGCCACTGTCCTTTTACGTATGCAAAAGTAAAAGGaagtatacatttcccttttcctttctcaATTTATAAATTGGCATGTAAAAGTAAGAGAAAGTACTCAAAAGTTTTATTTGATATTCTTGTGCTGGCCAG
This portion of the Panulirus ornatus isolate Po-2019 chromosome 48, ASM3632096v1, whole genome shotgun sequence genome encodes:
- the LOC139763852 gene encoding venom phosphodiesterase 2-like, yielding MASVMEELEIKEPTPSLAPSQYESPMYTKKWRVILAVLLGVTLIGVCILGFYVSVKARSADRAAAAINAFNASTAPPPRTSDAHWRLDPDVCLSLINETCPEDYKIAPLLVIGVDGLQPDFLSDDVTPAMNYLARCGVTAQSLVPTYPTTTFPNMYSIATGLYPESHGIIGNEMYDPETNKTFKPVEHNSRSPHWWQGEPIWNTVTKQGKKSATYFWAGSDVLIQERYPIYWQKYKFNETFEVRVRQVLDWLTLTEEERPHLVMVYFEEPMLAIQEYGPYSQEARDGLELVDRMLDDLLSSLYRHNVAHCINILLVSDHGAAPASCTSSFYLETFISDIEQKAHVYTGAVGRLRAVSGGEAAEEEILETLRCKNPKVRALPKKLLPRRYHYTNNPRIESVILDTRPNTRIVTNSKNYCKNGEHGFNNLEPSMQGAFIGFGPDLKVNYTSRRFRNVELYNLMCELIRIKPASNNGTAGSLDHLLRQVTRVTPSDILKKLLPEDVKPPPEKLSQKNSKETKMEENGAKEKSCMCFTEEVQEVTPTVTSSSNNTELNSKNSTSNGTTADGTITVSTTSAPNNSRDNWTQAELSLLLNTHVPWGSPGFSAPDAIEGKLKVLLHSSYVIGLHETLNLGVWVSFTVNNQTISLTEKEKPYLPEGIEIKPEEVRVVDDRPPPCWEADLRLDRPAQDQCQRMLTTEAYQAKNITLIQLFPEEMETDQLLMSEGHILSNLAPVKIGYKEGAYTAIVNAIRFWASAMGVLNVVHGPVFDYDLDGHQDKVSHVLNTVKPLVPSDYFFVVSLCGNKSIALCSSDPVDVLAFVFPNTEFHDNCQMSDVEYLQYHLTTIRDVELLTGLRFFRNMYVQDSLRHRTYQPIRIWPLSSSEQSPSHRLNQRIGKAEGSQFVNTNSA